From Jaculus jaculus isolate mJacJac1 chromosome 19, mJacJac1.mat.Y.cur, whole genome shotgun sequence, a single genomic window includes:
- the LOC123455988 gene encoding late cornified envelope protein 1A-like: protein MSCQQSQQQCQPPPKCPPKCPPKCQTPKCPPKCPPKCPPASSCCSLGSGGCCGSSSGGCCSSGGGGCCLSHHRPRRSLRRRHQSSGCGGSSGGSSGCCGSSGGGSSGCCGSSGCCGSSGGSGQQSGGCC, encoded by the coding sequence ATGTCCTGCCAGCAGAGCCAGCAGCAGTGCCAGCCCCCTCCCAAGTGCCCCCCCAAGTGCCCTCCCAAGTGCCAAACCCCCAAGTGTCCCCCCAAGTGTCCCCCTAAGTGTCCTCCCGCGTCCTCCTGCTGCAGCCTTGGTTCTGGGGGCTGCTGTGGCTCCAGCTCCGGGGGCTGTTGCAGCTCCGGGGGTGGCGGCTGCTGCCTGAGCCACCACAGGCCCCGCAGGTCTCTTCGACGGAGGCACCAGAGCTCGGGCTGCGGGGGCAGCAGCGGGGGCAGCAGCGGGTGCTgtggcagcagcggtggtggcagcAGCGGGTGCTGTGGCAGCAGTGGGTGCTGTGGCAGCAGCGGGGGCAGTGGCCAGCAGTCTGGCGGCTGCTGCTGA
- the LOC101610562 gene encoding 60S ribosomal protein L23-like, with translation MSKQGRGGFCGAKFRISLGLPVGAVINCVDNTGAKNLYIISVKGIKGHLNRLPAAGVGDMVMATVKKGKPELRKKVHLAVVIRQQKSYRRKDGIFLYFEDNAGVIVNNKGEMKGSAITGTVAKEWADLWPRIVSKAGSTV, from the coding sequence ATGTCCAAGCAAGGACGTGGTGGGTTCTGTGGTGCGAAATTCCGGATTTCCCTGGGTCTTCCAGTGGGAGCTGTGATCAACTGTGTGGACAACACAGGAGCCAAAAATCTGTATATCATCTCTGTGAAGGGGATCAAAGGACACCTGAACAGACTTCCTGCTGCTGGTGTGGGTGACATGGTGATGGCCACAGTCAAGAAGGGGAAACCAGAGTTAAGAAAGAAGGTCCATCTAGCAGTGGTGATTCGGCAACAAAAATCATACCGAAGAAAAGATgggatatttctttattttgaagatAATGCAGGGGTCATCGTAAACAATAAAGGCGAGATGAAAGGTTCTGCCATAACAGGAACAGTTGCAAAGGAGTGGGCAGACTTGTGGCCCAGGATTGTATCCAAGGCAGGCAGCACTGTATGA